The following is a genomic window from Stenotrophomonas maltophilia.
AGCGGGCGGTGCCACCGTCAGGCATGAACAGCGAGTCGCCGCTGAACAGGGCGTCGCCGATCAGGTAGGCAACGCTGTCGCTGGTATGCCCGGGCACGGCAATCACGCGCGCCTGCAGCTCGCCGAGGGCGAAGGTCTCGCCGTCGGCGAACAGGCGGTCGAAGATGTCATCGGCCGCAGGAAGCTGCAGGCCGTAGCGCGGTGCAAAGGTGGCCTGCACGGCGCGGATGCCTTCGCCGATGGCCAGCGCGGCCTGCGGGAAGCGCTGCTTGAGCCGACGCCCCGCCGACACATGGTCGGCGTGGGCGTGGGTTTCCAGCAGCCAGCGCAGCTGCAGGCCCTGCTGTTCGATGGCCTGCAGCAGGTCGCGCAGCGGTGATTCGCTGCTGGCGTCGGTGTCCGGGTCGTAGTCCAGGACCGGGTCGATCAGCGCCGCCTCGCCGCTGGCCGGGTCGCTGACCAGGTAGCTGAAGGTGTTGCTGTCACGGTGGAAGAACGACTGCACCTGGACTGACATGGGAACGCTCCTCAACGCGTGCCGAGCACGCGGTTCAGCAACTGCGCCAGGTTCTCGCCGGCCAGTCGCAGCTGCGCTTCGGCCAGCGGCCGGTAGCGCTCGGTGTACTCGTCACCGATTTTACGCGTGGCGGGATAAACGCCAGCCTGCATGGAAATGCGGCAGCTGGCCTCGGCCCAGGTCTGCGGGTCGCGCTGAGGGTTGGACTGGCGTGCCAGCTTCGGCGCGCGCAGGCCCTGCAGTACCGGCAGGTAGCCGTTGTCGTCCAGCTTGCGGGTGTTGAGCATGCCGCTGTCCCACAGCGAATGCAGGTTGGTGCCGCGGTTGCCGAACTGCAGCTGGAAATCATTGCCGCCCTTGTCATGGGCGTAGCCGGCATGCATCGGCTGGTGGATGTCGCCGACCAGGTGCACGACGAACTTCAGCGCCTGCAGGCGCTCGCCGTCGGTCAGGCTGCGGTCGCCGAGGATGGCGCTCTGTGCCTTCAATGCCTCGACGATGCAGTTGCCGTTCCTGCAGTGCTTGGGGGCTTCGTAATGGCAGTTGTCTTCGGCGATGTTGACGTAGTGCCAACCGGCCGAGCGACGGCCCAGGCCGGGGTCCTTGGCGCGCAGCTGATCGGCCCAGGGCGCGATGCTGGCCAGGGTGGCGTCGGGCTCGGTGGCCAGCAGGCGGTCCACTTCGGCGCGGGCGGTGGGGTTGAGGCGGGTGTCGGCGACTTCGGCGACAAGGCGGTGGCCTTGTGCGCCCCAGGCATGGGCCGGGGCGGAAGCGGACAGCAGGGCCGGCGCCAGGGCGGCGGCGAGGAACAGGGAGTGCAGGGCTTTCATGCGCACATTCTAGCGGCGGCCAGGCACTGGCGGCTTGATGGAGCCCGGCCGGTCGCCACGTCGCCTTGATGCTGTGGCCGCTACGGTAGCCCGGCCAAGGGGAGTGGGAGAGGGTGATGATCATCACGGACAGACGGGTCCAGGCAGGCCACCCCGAAGACGATGGGTTCGCCGCCGCGTTCAACGCCCAGGTCGTCTGGCGCATGCGCTGGGCCTGTGCCGTGGCCGGTGCCTTCTCGCTGGGCTTTGCCGTACTCGATTCCTACTGGTTGCCACCGGAGGTGCATGCGCCGGTACTGCGCTGGCGGCTGGGCGTGCTGTTGCCGACCCTGCTGCTGGGCGTGGCACTCACCTTCGTACCGGTGTTCCGTCGCCACCTGCAGTGGCTGGGCGGCAGCGTGGTGCTGGTCAGCGGCCTGGCGCTGGTGAGCATGATCTGGACCGCGCACCGTGCTGGCGTGAACTATCCCTATGAAGGCATCAGCCTGTTCCTGCTGTTGAACTACTTCCTGTGCGGGCTGCGCTTCGGCGTGGCGACGCTGACCGGAACCCTGATCGCGCTGGCCTTCGTGCTGGCCGAACTGCAGGTGGGCCGGCACTGGGCGCAGATGCTGCAGAGCGTGATGTTCGTGCTGGCCAGCAACCTGGCTGGCATTGTCGGCAGCTATATCTCCGAGCGGCAGGCGCGTGCGACCTGGCGTGCCGAGCAGCGTCTGGATGCGCTGGCCAACCATGATGGCCTGACCGGCCTGTTCAACCGGCGCGCCTTCGATCGCCACGCCCACCAGATATTCCAGCGT
Proteins encoded in this region:
- a CDS encoding MBL fold metallo-hydrolase, with protein sequence MSVQVQSFFHRDSNTFSYLVSDPASGEAALIDPVLDYDPDTDASSESPLRDLLQAIEQQGLQLRWLLETHAHADHVSAGRRLKQRFPQAALAIGEGIRAVQATFAPRYGLQLPAADDIFDRLFADGETFALGELQARVIAVPGHTSDSVAYLIGDALFSGDSLFMPDGGTARCDFPGGDAAQLYRSIQRLLALPDATRVFVCHDYGPGGRAFANETTIGEQRAHNIHVHDGVAEAEFVSVRQARDATLAEPALMQPAVKANIQGGA
- a CDS encoding S1/P1 nuclease, producing MKALHSLFLAAALAPALLSASAPAHAWGAQGHRLVAEVADTRLNPTARAEVDRLLATEPDATLASIAPWADQLRAKDPGLGRRSAGWHYVNIAEDNCHYEAPKHCRNGNCIVEALKAQSAILGDRSLTDGERLQALKFVVHLVGDIHQPMHAGYAHDKGGNDFQLQFGNRGTNLHSLWDSGMLNTRKLDDNGYLPVLQGLRAPKLARQSNPQRDPQTWAEASCRISMQAGVYPATRKIGDEYTERYRPLAEAQLRLAGENLAQLLNRVLGTR
- a CDS encoding GGDEF domain-containing protein is translated as MIITDRRVQAGHPEDDGFAAAFNAQVVWRMRWACAVAGAFSLGFAVLDSYWLPPEVHAPVLRWRLGVLLPTLLLGVALTFVPVFRRHLQWLGGSVVLVSGLALVSMIWTAHRAGVNYPYEGISLFLLLNYFLCGLRFGVATLTGTLIALAFVLAELQVGRHWAQMLQSVMFVLASNLAGIVGSYISERQARATWRAEQRLDALANHDGLTGLFNRRAFDRHAHQIFQRYLRTPHARGALRIAMIDIDYFKRYNDHHGHPAGDTVLHAVATTLAAQLRGNDSVVARYGGEEFVALGHWVPGEPESAPFEQLRQQVQALAIAHADSDAAPVVSVSIGVARWHDDGGDTLEQALARADAALYRAKESGRNRVEVAPDQ